TATTCAGATAATTAATGTATTGTCCAGTGTGTTAATTTCACTTATAATTATTTAGATACTTAAATTTGCAGTTTCAGATGCTTGGTTCCAAAGTTACCCTCTCCAAAGCTTCTCTGCTTTGCTCTGTTCTAGATTGCTGCTTAACCTCTCATTCATACATTTATAGAGATTGGTCAAATATTAAGAAATATCTAGTGGATAATATTTGATGCTCTGGAAATCAGTGAGGTCACTGTGGCCATTGCTGTTAGGATGGCGCTGTTTCACTCCAGATGTTGGTCTTGATAAAACGTATTTTTCAGCACACAAATCTGGTCACAAATGCAGATCCCCATATGTATCCCACCACCCCCACTCCCCAAGTTTTATGGGGTGTAGACACTCAAAATCACAAGTTCAAATGATCTCCCTCTACTTAATTCTTGCCTTTGTTTCCCCTGCGTCTTCATACTAACAGTGAGAGATTTTAACTTTTATAATTAGTCTAATAAATCTGTCTGTAAGTAATCTTAGATGAGAGTTGGTAACATTTTCAACAGTGAACTGAGAAATTTAACCTTACCATCTTTGGTTTCATTCAGTTGTGAAATTGTGTttttcttactttttttttttttttttttaaattattattacaacAGCTACTCCTTTGACCGTTGCTACATTTAGTATTAAAATTTGCTTAGCAGAATTAACTAGATCTTTTTCAAGTGTAATGATTGCAATTTTCCTCACCTATTTTGTATGGTATCTTTTCAAACCACTTCACCATCATGATGTAATTGTCACTTGCATAAATAACCCTTACATCGTTTTAAgcattgatattttttttttcattctctttcaaatgtaattattttgaataaatgtaattttgcttCCTTGCACACAAAGCAGACTAATATACATCTGTGCAACATTAATTTTCAACCAAAGTAAATTTCTGGAAATATCTTTTCCAGTATATAGTTGACAGTCTTGATATAATTTCTGGATCctgtatataattattatacagCTACGTGTTTTCAGTAATTGAGATTAGAATACGTAAAGGGTCCGTAATCAGAttctaaatgaacaaaaatgtgatgtttacaTCTTTTTGGTGAAAAGTGGCTAAATCTTGTATCGTCCCGTTTCATTGCTAAaaaattttcttttctttttttcctcaagTCAAGTGGAGCCTAGCGATTAACCCTAGAACACTTCTTCAGCTCCCATGCACATGTGTTGTCCCTCTAAAAAATGTAGCTTCAATGTAGTCATGGATAGGTTAAGTGTGAACACATACTGTAACCATGcacacatgcgcgcacacacaaacagcTGTTATGGTAACGAGTTTTGCCTGTGCATTCCTGTAGATTTGTGTCTGGACCTCAGATCTGATTCTTGCTTTATAACTGTTTCCCCCTGTATCCTGGCTCTGTAGCCCTTCACTCCACAGGACCACTGGTGTGGTCAGGTTTTAATCCTAGTCTGATAACAGCAATGTGTTGTGTACAGTGGTCTGCTGACATCCTACATTAAATAGAAGTATGTAGTAGCCTCTATATCTTGTCCCCATTGCTTTATAGCATGTGCCCCCAAGATCGTAAACCCAAAACATCCATTTGTAGGCAACACATTCTGTCGTCTGTTCTTGGAAAACTGATCCGCTCATCAACACAATCAACGCATTGATGCATGCATCAAGATCTCCAAAAGCTCCAAAAAACTTGTGAAGTGAAGGGTCaagttcattattattattgctgttaTGGTTATGATCGTTATTAAcaatttcttatttttagtATAAAGAAAGCACCTGATTGTTTTGGAAAAGaaaattttctttttaatttgtcTTGCTGTTGTGGTCTGATTTCACAATGGATTGGGGAGAAAGCCAAAAGgctcagagagaaagagagagagagaaagaaagagagcgaGTTAAAGTTGGCAGTCATGTTTGTATGGTTGGGAAATGACTTACAGTGCTGAAATAAAATTTATTCTTTTAGTAAAAAGGAGTTTGGgtttttattttcttgtttatttaaaacagaggtcttcaaccctgctcctgggcACCCACTGTCCGGCAGAGTTAGCaccaaccatagactgtaaaaaaaaatatggacttagtgtccgtgatgtcacccataggattcagAGAAGCcgctctgaagcgtaaagtaggggcgagAGGGACAATGTAACCatacccttaattatgcagaactttaaggctatATAAaaaacgtaaacgaatgagttagaaaaaaaattcacccccctcagaaggtcaaaattagccgtataggccaaaaccacaatttgtaccaggctgtaaacatgttttttttttttcctgctgtaaagttgggaattttaacatggggcttaATGAGATTCTGATCCCTTTTGAAGCCTGTATGAATTGCAGATTAcattacttctgtattggcttcaagagagattgtGGTAGTTTGCCACTTGGCAccaaccctaatcaaagacAGGTGAAGCTAATCAACATCTGCATTGCTTGTTGAAAATAAACTGGCAGGTTTGCTGAAGCAGGTTGGaaataaactttgcaggacagtgggtccccaggagcagggttgaagacctaTTAATTATAAGACGGCGTACTAGAAGAACAGTACTGTTATACTGCTGTGTTTTAGTTGCAAGGGAACTCAGCTTCTGAGTTCTAAATGTAAAGGTAACACTTGGATCATGAACTAACAAGCAGAAATGCattaaatgaatcaaaagtgacagtaaagacatttataatattacatttcaaataaatgctgtttttattttaactttccattcatcaacgaatcttgaaaaaaaatgtatacctgTTCCCACCAGAATATTAAGAAGcacaattattttaaacattgatgagaaatatttcttgagcagcaaatcagtatactagaatgatttctgaagatcatgtgacactaaagtcAATGAGCTCAATTCAGCTGTGTGTTAcaggaaaaaaatgtttaaagtagattcaaatatttattttaaattgtaatatatcagtgttactgtttttttgtcaaataattGCAGGATTGGCAAGAATAAggaacttctttcaaaaacattaccaaATATTACCAACCATTAACTTGAATCATAGTACAGGGTATCATTTATAATTTACCCTTTTTCCCAGACATGGAAATATTTCGTCAGTAATCCCTTTTAGAAAAATGGTCATGGTCTGTCACAACTGTGTATGCTGTGAACTAAATCAACATATTACTACAGTCAACTTTATTCTGTATCTTAGCCcagtaaacacattttaaacacgGTTTCATCAGATTACCATTATACATAAAGAACCCTTATACAACACTGATAGAAATACTGAGATAAAACAtgcaacattttttattaaaacattaacattgTAACTTATTTGTAACAtttgaattttttaattttgtgcaATTATTCACTTTAATTTCATCATTGCAACATTTTAGTGCAACCTTCTCTAATAACTGCCATTGGATAGTTTATTAGAAGTATGTATACCTAAATGCACTGTATTATCCCATCGACCACTCTTGTTGCCATCAACATGTCCAGAGTGTTCTGGAGACAAGGATGTCTCTTTACATTACTGCGTTTATCTTTCCTTTGagcctgactagtctcccagttcctgctgttgaaaaacatccccacagcatgatgctgcctcCACTATGCTTCACTGTTTTCCTCCTGACATgacgcttgccattcaggccaaaacatCTTTTAATCTTTTTCAAATCAGACCACAGAATTTagtttctcatggtctgagagtcctttaGATGCCTTTTTAACAATCTCCAGGCATGTTATCATGTGCCTTTAAACTGAGGGCCTTGGATAattatgtacatgtgatttttttttttttttttttagtttattatttttttaataaatttgtaaagattttaaacaaacttatttcttgttgtttgtagaattttgagggAAATTATGAATTTagtccattttggaataagggtGACATGACAaaatatgcactgtaaaaaaatgtggtggtttttgttggtttaacttagtaacctggttgccttaaaattttgagtttattgaaattaaaaatttgagttgatacaatgaaggaaattagtttaataaatagaaacccaaaatatttttgtatctgaaccacataaaaaatgtgataaatcatgaaaatagcactatttggcatgtttcactgcgtcatcagaaataacacacacataattattacccaatatgcttacaaaatcttttaataatattttaataaaggttgtcgaatctcaaaaatttttcattgtattaactcaaaattttaatttcaatcaactcaaaattttaaggcaaccaggtaactttttttctaaataattttttacagtgtggaaaaagtgaaacgCTAAAATAAAAGTGAAATAGGCTACATTCCGAATGCACTGTAAGGATCATTGCAATATGTAGGCAAATTGAATGGCAAAAttcaacacatttttaaatttagCTTGACAAAGTACTATTTATAAACACTTCGATAGAATGCTTAAAATTTACTTTTAACGTCACTAAATCCATTTCAAAAAGGAAAAACAGCTTTCCTCGTAAAATGTTAACACAAGCATTTTCAAACGGTGGTGCAGTTTTCTCTCGTTCAAGTAACATTTGACAACCATTCGTTGTTAATTGCACACTTTGTAGTCCACTAAATTACCTATTGTATATCCAATGGCTCATGAAGTGAAAGGAAGGCGGATCGGATCACTCAAGGGGCAGGTCACGTCAGGGGTAGATCTGCGTGCCTGCAGCAATAGTGTATCTCTGTTCTTGCTGGTGGTGATGTAAGATGGCGGTATCATGTACAGTCGCGATCTCAGGTGAGCGAAACGCTATGTTCCTTCCTTAAATTGACATTGCCGCAGTCACTGTGAACACGGCGGCAGCAatttgcatttgtttttcatttgcATGCACACATTTCAGTTTAAAATAATGATGGGGTTATTTTAGAATGCAATTTATTGATTATCAAACCGGGTGCACTGGTGAGGCAACCGCCATTTTTCGTATTTGATAGCATAACTCTTAATATTCAAAGTATATTATCTTTCTATCACGAGAAAAGCTAAATAGATTATGCATGTAGATCTATAATTTTTCTGAAATAGTCGGCAAAATGCTCCATTTCAAGCGCTAAGTCAATCTAGTTTGGATGCCgatctgatttttaaagatgaAATTTCTCGATAAGACACTTAATAATCGCAAACGTGTCTCAGCTCGTCTTGATAAAGTTAATCGGAAGGCCAGACAGTCTACAATTCAACTGAAACACCTCTTGTGATTCAAACACATCGGACTGACGTGCATTATCAAGCCCCAGCCAGCTGTTGATTACTAAGACAAAAGTACTGGGGTAGTGTGGATGGTTTACAATGATAATAATGTCAATATTAATACACCATATGCACAGTCATCATCATTGCTAACATTCAGTTCACATGCAGTTGATTTGCTCTTGTGAAATGTGCATGTGTGAGACTCACATCCGTGCTGGAAAATCCTGTTTAAAATTGTAACGTTAGATTAGTTTTTGGAACATTTGATTCTAACGTTAGTTTGTAAAGCAACAACGGATGCAGAGAAACAAGCTACGAATACGATGTTCCAAAATTTAGCCATTAGCTTAAACTGGATTTtccaaataataatatttatattatccCAGGAGAATACTGTACACGTTCTAactatatatgtgtgtactaTATTGTACGTGGTAATAAAGTCGTCCATGTGGGTTGATTTGTTGCTTAATTTCACTCAAGGACTAGTCCTAAGACATTTCCCCGGTTTCACAAATCAGGTTTAAGTCTTTGtctcagactaaaatgcatgtttggcctgttttaactgaaagcaacttgcactggcatatcttaaaatatacgTGCCATTGTTTTATCTCACACCAGTAGTTTTTTTCAATCCCacttttataaaagctactaaATGTCCTAAATGAAATAAGGCTggtttaagccttgtctgtgaaactaaACCAGGCTATATACATTGCTTTTACCCTTCCTGCATTATCTTTACTAACACAATAcagtaataaatgtattatgcaTTATATATAATGCATAACAATATTATgcatcatgattttttttttttgccatcgCTCTATAAGCttcattaatgagcacatataagTGTCAATATCCTTATCACATCAAATGCTGCAGAGCACCAGATCCTGATCCATTTCTATGCAATCTCTTTGTTGTTCATGATATATCATGActcatatttcaaaataaatatgctAGAAGTCTGCCCACACCCCATGGTGTGGATGTTTAAGCAAGGTTAATACTGGGTTAAAGGATGATGACAAACTTAACTGTGGGATTTATGAAAATCATATTAGCAATCACAATGGTGGTTCATTAAATTTAGaataaaaatagcacaaataagctatttatttctAACGCTGACATGTCTTTCTGCCTCCTGTCTCCTCCTGCAGGGTACCAGACAGAGGGGCTGCTGCATGGGGGCTGTGGAATGAGGTAGTAGTTTGTATAGTTTGGGATCACACCAGATCTGGGAGATAACTATACAGCCTACTGTCTTTCTCACAGCTGCTCCCTCACATCAGATGCACCAATGAAGTTCCCTCACACAAACATTTGATAGTGGATAGCTGAATTTACGCATCTTTGTGCTGTGCGCTTTCTTCTGAGAGTGTAAATTATGGAGAATCCATGATTTCCTGTGAACTTCACAATAGCTTAAAGTctgcatgaaacagaagttgtgATAGTTTTAGCCCCCTATTGTGATGTATATTGAAGTGAAACAGCTTCTCAAATGAGAGAAAATATAGGGTGGCTACTGCTGTGATGTCATGCGAGTGACAGGTGCCCCGCCCTCATGCCAGTAAACTGCATTAGACAAGATGTCGCTTCATTagaattattttgattaaagattaaaaGAATACtttagttaaaataaataatgatgtgcataAATGAAtcgtttataataaatactgcaatattccatacatttttaaaatgtatttcatggTGACCccaaataaatatattgatggtaAATAACTGAAGGTCTTAATTTATTTCATGCATTTGAAGTCTTTATGTTTTGGTTATTATAGAGGTGTAAACTGATGGTTTAGACATTATGTTCAATCAATTTTAAttatgttaaatattattattatttaataataactgCTGTTATTTATAGGAGTAAACTGAATAGACTCATTTATCTCATCTCTCTCCAGCTGttgataattaattattatgtatGAGAACTggatttcgtttttttttcttcagactACCTTTAGCGGATCAACACCTTAAAATTTTAATGAGTGGCGCGTGACTTCCTGTGAAGATGTCAATCAAATGAACGGTAGCCAATCGCTTTAAAGGGTGTCGTCGTCTCCGTATTTCTGATTGGTCTGAAGTGAGGTTACGTTGCGCGGTGACGTCACCACTGGTACCCAAGCGGTTGTAAATATGGCGAACATCAGATGTGTCAAGGTGAGAaagaaatgtaatgaattaatagATATGTACAGtctcaaaaaagtaatctgtcCATAATTTCAAAATGTCAAGGTTGCTTTGCTACTCGAGTTCATTTTTACGTCGTTGTGTGGTTGCATTTCACGTCTTTTCATAATATTTTGAAGTTCTAGCCTCACTGCTAACTAAGTTAGTTGAATGGAACTTCTGTGCAGTAACGAGTTGACTGATAGGTAAATATTTGAAACAATGGCGATAATGCCGCGGTGCtcttatttgttctattttatCAGTCAACCTCATTGTTTTGCAACATAACGTATTACTGTTGAACCATgaactctatctatctatctatctatctatctatctatctatctatctatctatctatctatctatctatctatctatctatcattattGGTACCTAACATTAGAAtgtgtaatatattttatagtGTAATAGAAAATTCACATTGGAATCTGCaaattaatgtaaaaacaaCCTTTTTACTATTCATAAGTACTATGGATGAAGACCAGTATCACAGATACAAATTGCTACTGATATCGGATGCGTTCAGATTTTGGGGGGATTAAATGAGTAAGTTATTGTTATTTGTAACATTGTATTTGAATAAATACGGTTGTGATGTCACCAGCATTTCACGATTCTCAATTCCAATTTTTataccacaaaaatatgaacctaactaatataaagttaaaatattattaaagacAGACAGTAAGTaataaaagaacaaataaataacagtgATATTTAGGAAATACAGACATTGAATCGAGTAATCAagtgtaaaataactgcattatTTTCATTGTATAAATTacatatgagagagagagataaaccGTTTATTCAGTCTAGAGCAGCGAGTGATGTTccattttttcttctctttgaTTAACATGAATGACACAGGAGGCAGGCCCAGGTATATTAGGgccactgtcactttaaaacctGATCCACTTGACACTGATCCGATACACATGCGGTTTTCTCCCAGCTCTACATTCATTTAAGCGTTATTAGCTTATTTAAGACTGTACTCATGAGGATACATCCCAAAAAAACAGGCATTTTGACACTTTGACAGGGTATGGTGGGTCTGGTGACAGGAGGGGCCTCTGGTTTGGGGAGAGCAACTGTGGAGCGGCTCATCAGTCAGGGGGCCAGCGCAGTGATCCTAGACCTGCCCAGCTCAGATGGACACAAGCTGGCCGCTGCTCTTGGGGAGCGATGTGCATTTGCACCAACTGATGTGAGTGCCGCTTATTATTAACCACCCTTTTGCATTGCACACTCTATTTTGCTCTCTTGCAGATCACAATGAAgactttgaaaatgttctttcCCTCTGATTTGGCTTTTATTCATTCAGGTCACATCGGAGTCAGATGTGAGATCGGCTGTGGATTTGGCCAAGGAGAAGTATGGCAAAGTGGACTTGGCGGTGAACTGTGCTGGGATAGCTGTTGCTGTGAAAACGTACAACTTTAAAAAGGACCTTCCCCACAGTCTGGAGGATTTCACTCGTGTTATCACTGTAAGCCTCCCTTTATTTACAATTCACAGTGAACCTCATATGCCACTGGATCATATGACTACAGCTGATGACTATTACTTCTAAATATCCCAAAGTAACTGTCATTTGTCACTGTAATTTTTCTAAAGCATCAGTCTTTTTTCCATGGTACTACTGCATGAATTATGAATATTGTTATGATCTATTAAAGGTGAACATCGCTGGGACTTTTAATGTGATCAGACTGGCGGTAGGGGAGATGGGAAAAAATGAGCCTGATGCAGATGGACACAGAGGCTGCATCATCAACACAGCCAGTGTTGCTGCTTATGATGGCCAGGTATAACAGCCATACACAATGTTCAGAAGATTGGGTCTGTaagagttttatctttttttattttattttctttaaagctacactgtgtaacttttttagtttatttttagctaaaacacttatttctgtcaaaaatatacagtgttgggcagtagcgtcgctacaagtagtgacgctactagcttaactacatttttcagtagcgtgGTGGTAGCGTCGCTGTTTTCTCACTGAAATAGCTTTATCAGTAGCGAAGCTCTTCTGTTGATCAAGTAGTGCGGTAGCGTCcacacaagctaacgttacattttccCGAGCATTTCTGAGGATaaagctcaaattggaaacacaactgataagaacgcggatatacttcactttctacgttcctttctgcctcgcacagatgcgcgcgcgagcctttcaaagtaCTCCTTTGGCAGTGAGCGCGTAAAGACGGGATAGGCGATCTAGTtgacgtttttttttctcctagcGCTCAATTCGCTTTTGCACGCGGATCGTCCGCGCGGTGACAAAAGAGAAACGGCaaagttttaaaatctattGAATTAACTCTTGAATAAACAGCTCTTGTTAAAAGTATCGGGGTCCagcctggccacctcttgatatgaatgaatgaatgaataaatgattgAAACTTGTTTCATGTGTGTGGGAGACACACATaggctgttttgttttgttttgttttttgccatgtTGGTACTGTTTAGAGCAGGGCTTAATCAttttgctactgtactttctGGACTGGACTTTTTTGTACAAGTTGAGTTGTAAATTAACTTACAGTTTGTCATGCAAAAGTTCCCAAGTCTAAATTGCgca
This region of Pseudorasbora parva isolate DD20220531a chromosome 6, ASM2467924v1, whole genome shotgun sequence genomic DNA includes:
- the hsd17b10 gene encoding 3-hydroxyacyl-CoA dehydrogenase type-2; this encodes MANIRCVKGMVGLVTGGASGLGRATVERLISQGASAVILDLPSSDGHKLAAALGERCAFAPTDVTSESDVRSAVDLAKEKYGKVDLAVNCAGIAVAVKTYNFKKDLPHSLEDFTRVITVNIAGTFNVIRLAVGEMGKNEPDADGHRGCIINTASVAAYDGQVGQAAYSASKGGIVGMTLPIARDLAPMGIRVVTIAPGLFATPLLAGLPEKVQSFLARQVPFPSRLGDPAEFAHLVTAIAENPMINGEVIRLDGAIRMQP